Proteins found in one Triticum urartu cultivar G1812 chromosome 4, Tu2.1, whole genome shotgun sequence genomic segment:
- the LOC125550486 gene encoding 7-methyl-GTP pyrophosphatase-like, whose amino-acid sequence MASTCNDSPSFKIILGSSSPARRAILSDMGYEFTVMSADIDEKAIRRETPEELVKALAEAKADAIQLNLADGCADRGSRDRPTLLITSDQVKVSKGMIRERPTSTEEAREFIKGYSGDVAFAMNYVLVTNLSTGGRKGGWDIPEICFHHIPDEFIEKVVKEGGMTCVAGGLRLMHPSSLPFIKELVGTVDSVRGLPRNLTEKLIRESLQETVEM is encoded by the exons ATGGCTTCCACCTGCAACGACTCCCCATCGTTCAAG ATCATACTTGGGTCCTCGTCGCCGGCGCGCCGCGCGATCCTGTCAGACATGGGATACGAGTTCACGGTCATG AGCGCTGACATCGACGAGAAGGCCATCAGGAGGGAGACGCCGGAGGAGCTGGTCAAGGCCTTGGCCGAAGCCAAG GCGGACGCCATTCAACTGAACCTTGCTGACGGCTGTGCTGATCGAGGCAGCAGAGATCGACCTACCCTTCTGATCACTTCTGACCAG GTTAAGGTGAGCAAAGGGATGATACGGGAGAGGCCGACGAGCACGGAGGAAGCCAGGGAATTCATCAAGG GGTACTCGGGTGATGTAGCATTTGCAATGAACTATGTTCTGGTGACCAACCTGAGCACCGGGGGTAGGAAAGGGGGGTGGGATATACCTGAG ATCTGTTTTCACCACATACCAGACGAGTTCATCGAAAAAGTC GTGAAGGAAGGAGGCATGACTTGCGTGGCTGGGGGCCTCAGGTTGATGCATCCATCATCTTTGCCGTTCATCAAGGAACTA GTTGGTACGGTGGATAGCGTTCGAGGACTTCCAAGAAACCTCACCGAGAAGCTCATTCGAGAATCCCTACAAGAAACCGTTGAAATGTAG
- the LOC125550487 gene encoding 7-methyl-GTP pyrophosphatase-like: MASSSNNSPSFKIILGSSSPARRAILSDMGYQFATMSADIDERAIRREKPEELVKALAEAKADAIKLNLVDGCGDGDSRDRPTLLITSDQVMVSKGAIRERPRSTEEAREFIKGYSGDRAFAVNYVLVTNLSTGGRKGGWDIPEICFHHIPHEFIEEIVKEGDMTCVAGGLKLTHPSVLPFIRELVGTADSVRGLPRELTEKLIRESLEATS; encoded by the exons ATGGCTTCCAGCTCCAACAACTCCCCATCATTCAAG ATCATACTCGGGTCGTCGTCCCCGGCGCGCCGCGCGATTCTGTCAGACATGGGATACCAGTTCGCCACCATG AGCGCTGACATCGACGAGAGGGCCATCAGGAGGGAGAAGCCAGAGGAGCTGGTCAAGGCCTTGGCCGAAGCCAAG GCCGACGCCATTAAACTGAATCTTGTTGACGGCTGCGGTGATGGAGACAGCAGAGATCGGCCTACCCTTCTGATCACCTCAGACCAG GTCATGGTGAGCAAGGGGGCGATCAGGGAGAGGCCGAGGAGCACGGAAGAAGCCAGAGAATTCATCAAGG GGTACTCGGGCGATCGAGCGTTTGCGGTGAACTATGTTCTGGTGACCAACCTGAGCACCGGAGGCAGGAAGGGGGGCTGGGATATACCCGAG ATCTGTTTCCACCACATACCGCACGAGTTCATCGAGGAAATC GTGAAGGAGGGAGACATGACGTGCGTGGCCGGGGGGCTCAAGCTGACGCATCCATCGGTGCTGCCCTTCATCAGGGAACTA GTCGGTACGGCAGACAGTGTCCGAGGGCTTCCGAGGGAGCTCACGGAGAAGCTCATCCGAGAATCGCTGGAAGCCACATCCTAG
- the LOC125550485 gene encoding 60S ribosomal protein L6, mitochondrial-like, which produces MESKFFRFLKLVGVGFKARTEQGGRELFLKLGYSHEVQFTAPPAVRVFCFKPNIICCTGIDKHRVHHFAGAVRSSKPPEVYKGKGILYIDEVIKLKPGKKQQKK; this is translated from the coding sequence ATGGAATCCAAGTTCTTTCGGTTCCTGAAGCTTGTCGGAGTTGGTTTCAAAGCAAGGACAGAGCAAGGAGGCCGCGAGTTGTTTCTGAAACTAGGTTACAGCCATGAGGTACAGTTCACTGCTCCACCCGCCGTCCGTGTCTTCTGCTTCAAACCCAACATAATATGCTGCACTGGCATCGACAAGCATAGAGTGCACCATTTCGCCGGAGCCGTGCGAAGCAGTAAACCTCCGGAAGTGTACAAGGGGAAGGGCATACTGTACATCGACGAGGTCATAAAGCTGAAGCCGGGGAAGAAGCAGCAGAAGAAGTAA